Proteins encoded in a region of the Quercus lobata isolate SW786 chromosome 8, ValleyOak3.0 Primary Assembly, whole genome shotgun sequence genome:
- the LOC115956620 gene encoding uncharacterized protein LOC115956620 — protein MGGDLSRRNQNLYCTYHRDKGHITEQCRVLKDHLGQLVKAGYLKEFVVGSTDREAGQGVQQKRNPFPPLLGVIEVIHATPRGTAAAKRVLTMACTGGESAEKKKKVGRLTISFGEDDLEGTVQPHGDTLVVTARTGGFLVKRVMID, from the coding sequence atggggggcgacctGTCTCGaaggaaccaaaacctatactgcacctatcacagagacaaagGACACATcaccgagcagtgtcgggtattaaaagatcatctcgggcAGCTAGTAAAGGCAGGGTACctgaaagagtttgtagtagGCTCCACTGACCGAGAAGCCGGACAGGGCgtccaacagaaaaggaacccCTTCCCGCCTCTactgggggtaatcgaagtcatccatgctaCACCAAGAGGAACAGCAGCAGCAAAAAGGGTATTGACGATGGCTTGCACGGGAGGAGAATCAgccgagaagaagaagaaagttggACGGCtgaccatctcgttcggagaagacgatttGGAAGGAACGGTCCAACCTCACGGCGATACTTTGGTGGTGACGGCCCGGACAGGCGGgttcctggtgaagagggtaatgattGATTAA